One genomic window of Glycine max cultivar Williams 82 chromosome 16, Glycine_max_v4.0, whole genome shotgun sequence includes the following:
- the LOC106796463 gene encoding receptor-like protein EIX1, producing MLSWLWHSSGLRWFVVLVSGGFLGKLRWFPSMTLVWPQRCRRRWLSAGNESRSEEETRRREDFDIEVVIGVGSGGADDWRRIVKEKAVVFVDLRPSKFNFSSSLSFLDLSRNSFTSSMILQWLSNVTSNLVELDLSGNQLNGEIPESNKLPSLLESLSMKSNILEGGIPKSFGNACALCSLDMSNNSLSEEFPLIIHHLSGCARFSLQELNLKGNQINGTLPDLSIFSSLKILDLDGNKLNGEIPKDIKFPPQLEELDMQSNSLKGVLTDYHFANMSKLDFLELSENSLLALAFSQNWVPPFQLSYLGLRSCKLGPVFPKWLETQNQFLDIDISNAGIADMVPKWKDTYIHGISSSSSSIAIEKQQLNR from the exons atGTTGTCGTGGTTGTGGCACAGTAGTGGCTTGCGATGGTTTGTGGTGTTGGTTAGTGGTGGGTTTCTTGGCAAGTTGCGGTGGTTTCCTTCGATGACGTTGGTGTGGCCACAACGGTGTCGTCGTCGTTGGCTCAGTGCTGGAAACGAATCGAGGTCTGAAGAGGAGACTAGAAGGAGGGAAGACTTTGACATCGAGGTCGTCATCGGTGTTGGCTCCGGTGGCGCCGACGATTGGAGGAGGATTGTGAAAGAGAAAGCGGTGGTGTTTGTTgact TGAGGCCCTCCAAATTCAACTTTTCTAGTTCCCTTTCCTTCCTTGATCTTTCCCGGAACAGCTTCACGTCATCAATGATACTCCAGTGGCTGTCCAACGTCACTTCCAACCTTGTTGAGCTTGACCTTAGTG GAAATCAATTAAATGGCGAAATTCCAGAGAGTAACAAATTGCCATCTCTGTTGGAGTCTTTGTCAATGAAATCAAACATTTTAGAAGGTGGAATTCCAAAATCATTTGGGAATGCATGTGCTTTGTGCTCATTGGACATGTCTAATAATAGCTTGAGTGAAGAGTTTCCACTGATAATCCATCACTTGTCTGGATGTGCTAGATTCTCGCTACAAGAATTGAACTTAAAAGGAAATCAAATCAATGGTACACTTCCTGACCTTTCAATATTctcatctttaaaaatattagatctTGATGGAAACAAGCTAAATGGAGAGATTCctaaagatattaaatttcCACCTCAACTGGAGGAACTAGATATGCAATCAAATTCCTTAAAGGGTGTGCTCACTGACTATCATTTTGCTAATATGTCTAAGTTAGACTTCCTGGAGTTATCTGAGAACTCTTTATTGGCCTTGGCATTTAGCCAAAATTGGGTCCCACCATTTCAATTGAGCTACTTAGGATTGCGATCTTGCAAGCTAGGTCCAGTATTTCCCAAATGGTTGGaaacacaaaatcaatttttggatattgacatttcaaatgCTGGAATTGCAGATATGGTTCCGAAGTG GAAGGATACCTACATCCATGGGATCTCTTCTTCGTCTTCAAGCATTGCTATTGAGAAACAACAACTTAACAGATGA
- the LOC100780710 gene encoding receptor-like protein EIX1 isoform X2: MPTINPVGLKFMEGIITFMMMMLQVVVSAQDHIMCIQTEREALLQFKAALLDHYGMLSSWTTSDCCQWQGIRCSNLTAHVLMLDLHSLGLRGEIHQSLMELQQLNYLNLSWNSFQGRGIPEFLGSLTNLRYLDLSHSDFEGKIPTQFGSLSHLKYLNLAGNYYLEGSIPRQLGNLSQLQHLDLRANQFEGNIPSQIGNLSQLQHLDLSYNSFEGSIPSQLGNLSNLQKLYLGGSYYDDDGALKIDDGDHWLSNLISLTHLSFDSISNLNTSHSFLQMIAKLPKLRELSLIHCSLSDHFILSLRPSKFNFSSSLSRLDLSWNSFTSSMILQWLSNVTSNLVELDLSNNLLEGSTSNHFGRVMNSLEHLDLSYNIFKGEDLKSLANICTLHSLYMPANHLTEDLPSILHNLSSGCVRHSLQDLVLSFNQITGSLPDLSVFSSLKILVLDMNQLSGNIPEGIRLPIHLESLSIQSNTLEGGIPKSFGNACALRSLYMSGNNLNKELSVIIHQLSGCARFSLQELNLRGNQINGRIPTSMGSLVDLRALLLRNNNLSNEIPFSLRSCTNLVVLDIAENRLSGSIPDWIGSELQELKFLSLRRNHFHGSLPLKICYLSNIQLLDLSLNNMSGQIPKCIKIFTSMTQKTSATIFFIELRDFNVHLMWKGSEQMFKKNVLSLLKGIDLSSNHFSGEIPIEIESLFELVSLNLSRNNLTGKIPSNIGKLTSLDFLDLSRNQLVGSIPSSLTQIDRLSMLDLSHNNLSGEIPTGTQLQSFNASCYEDNLYLCGPPLKKLCIDGKPAQEPIVKLLEDEKLLFAREFYISMAIGFVTSFWGVFGSILIKRSWRHVYFKFLNNLSDNIYVKVAVFANKISKVHG, translated from the exons ATGCCAACCATTAATCCAGTTGGTTTGAAATTCATGGAAGGCATAATAACatttatgatgatgatgttgcagGTTGTTGTTTCTGCTCAAGACCATATTATGTGCATTCAGACTGAGAGAGAAGCACTCCTCCAATTCAAGGCTGCACTTCTGGATCACTATGGCATGCTCTCTTCTTGGACCACTTCTGATTGCTGCCAATGGCAAGGGATTCGCTGCTCCAACCTCACCGCCCATGTTCTAATGCTCGACCTTCACAGTTTAGGCCTCAGAGGAGAGATCCACCAGTCGTTGATGGAGTTGCAACAATTAAACTATTTAAACCTCAGTTGGAATTCTTTTCAAGGCAGAGGAATCCCAGAGTTTCTTGGTTCTCTCACCAACTTGAGATACCTTGATCTGtcacattctgattttgaaggaaaaattcCAACTCAGTTTGGCTCTCTTTCTCATTTGAAATACTTAAATCTTGCTGGGAATTATTATCTGGAGGGTTCAATCCCACGTCAACTTGGAAATCTCTCCCAGTTGCAGCATCTTGATCTCAGGGCCAATCAATTTGAAGGAAATATACCCTCTCAAATTGGAAATCTCTCCCAGTTGCAGCATCTTGATCTCAGCTACAATTCTTTTGAAGGAAGTATACCGTCCCAACTTGGGAACCTTTCAAATTTGCAGAAGCTTTATCTTGGAGGATCATATTATGACGATGATGGTGCTCTCAAAATTGACGATGGAGATCATTGGCTGTCTAATCTCATTTCCTTAACCCATCTTTCCTTCGACTCCATATCTAATCTCAACACTTCTCATAGCTTCCTCCAAATGATTGCCAAGCTACCAAAACTTAGAGAACTGAGTTTAATTCATTGTAGCCTTTCCGATCATTTTATCCTTTCACTGAGGCCCTCCAAATTCAATTTTTCTAGTTCTCTTTCCAGACTTGATCTTTCCTGGAACAGCTTCACGTCATCAATGATACTCCAGTGGCTGTCCAACGTCACTTCCAACCTTGTTGAGCTTGACCTTAGTAATAACCTCTTGGAGGGTTCCACATCAAACCATTTTGGCCGTGTAATGAATTCTCTTGAGCACCTCGACCTCTCATATAATATATTCAAGGGTGAGGATTTGAAATCCTTGGCGAATATATGCACCTTACATTCTTTATACATGCCAGCAAACCATTTGACTGAAGACCTTCCATCAATCCTTCATAATTTGTCTAGTGGTTGTGTTAGACACTCATTACAAGATTTGGTTTTGTCATTTAATCAAATCACTGGCTCTTTACCTGACCTTTCAGTATTCTCATCTCTAAAAATATTGGTTCTCGATATGAATCAATTAAGTGGAAACATACCTGAAGGAATCCGCTTACCAATTCATTTGGAATCTCTGTCAATCCAATCAAACACTTTAGAAGGTGGAATTCCAAAATCATTTGGGAATGCATGTGCTTTGCGCTCACTGTATATGTCTGGTAACAATTTGAATAAAGAGCTTTCGGTGATAATCCATCAATTGTCTGGGTGTGCCAGATTCTCGCTGCAAGAATTGAACTTAAGAGGAAATCAAATCAATG GAAGGATACCTACATCCATGGGATCTCTTGTTGATCTTCGAGCATTGCTATTGAGAAACAACAACTTATCAAATGAGATACCTTTCTCCTTGAGGAGTTGCACAAATCTGGTAGTGCTAGATATTGCAGAAAATAGGTTATCAGGATCTATCCCTGATTGGATTGGGAGCGAATTACAAGAGTTAAAATTTTTAAGTTTGAGAAGAAATCATTTCCATGGAAGTTTACCATTGAAAATTTGCTACCTAAGTAACATTCAACTCTTGGATCTCTCACTAAACAACATGTCTGGGCAAATTCCTAAATGCATAAAAATTTTTACTTCAATGACTCAAAAGACATCTGCAacaatatttttcattgaaCTACGTGATTTTAATGTACACTTGATGTGGAAAGGTTCAGAACAAATGTTCAAAAAGAATGTGTTATCACTTTTAAAAGGCATTGATCTTTCAAGCAATCACTTTTCTGGAGAAATTCCAATAGAAATAGAGAGTTTATTTGAATTGGtttcattaaatttatcaagaaacaatttgactGGAAAAATTCCTTCAAATATTGGGAAGTTAACATCACTTGACTTTCTTGATTTGTCAAGAAACCAGCTAGTTGGTTCAATTCCTTCAAGTCTTACTCAAATTGATCGACTCTCTATGTTAGATTTGTCACATAACAATCTATCTGGAGAAATTCCAACTGGTACACAATTACAGAGTTTCAATGCCTCATGTTATGAAGATAATCTATATCTTTGTGGACCGCCACTGAAGAAATTGTGTATCGATGGGAAGCCTGCACAGGAGCCAATTGTTAAACTTCTTGAAGATGAAAAATTGCTTTTTGCCCGTGAATTTTACATTAGTATGGCAATTGGATTTGTTACAAGCTTCTGGGGAGTCTTTGGCTCAATATTAATAAAGCGTTCTTGGAGACATGTTTATTTCAAGTTCTTGAACAATCTATCAGACAATATTTATGTCAAGGTAGCAGTATTtgctaataaaatatcaaaggTGCATGGATGA
- the LOC100780710 gene encoding receptor-like protein EIX1 isoform X1 produces the protein MPTINPVGLKFMEGIITFMMMMLQVVVSAQDHIMCIQTEREALLQFKAALLDHYGMLSSWTTSDCCQWQGIRCSNLTAHVLMLDLHSLGLRGEIHQSLMELQQLNYLNLSWNSFQGRGIPEFLGSLTNLRYLDLSHSDFEGKIPTQFGSLSHLKYLNLAGNYYLEGSIPRQLGNLSQLQHLDLRANQFEGNIPSQIGNLSQLQHLDLSYNSFEGSIPSQLGNLSNLQKLYLGGSYYDDDGALKIDDGDHWLSNLISLTHLSFDSISNLNTSHSFLQMIAKLPKLRELSLIHCSLSDHFILSLRPSKFNFSSSLSRLDLSWNSFTSSMILQWLSNVTSNLVELDLSNNLLEGSTSNHFGRVMNSLEHLDLSYNIFKGEDLKSLANICTLHSLYMPANHLTEDLPSILHNLSSGCVRHSLQDLVLSFNQITGSLPDLSVFSSLKILVLDMNQLSGNIPEGIRLPIHLESLSIQSNTLEGGIPKSFGNACALRSLYMSGNNLNKELSVIIHQLSGCARFSLQELNLRGNQINGTLPDLSIFSALKTLDLSENQLNDKIPESTKLPSLLESLSITSNILEGGIPKSFGNACALRSLDMSNNSLSEEFPMIIHHLSGCARYSLEQLYLGMNQINDTLPDLSIFSSLRELYLYGNKLNGEISKDIKFPPQLEVLYMQSNSLKGVLTDYHFANMSKLDILDLSENSLLALAFSQNWVPPFQLSHIGLRSCKLGRVFPKWLNTQNQIEYIDISNNHFSGKIPDCWSHFKSLSYLDLSHNNFSGRIPTSMGSLVDLRALLLRNNNLSNEIPFSLRSCTNLVVLDIAENRLSGSIPDWIGSELQELKFLSLRRNHFHGSLPLKICYLSNIQLLDLSLNNMSGQIPKCIKIFTSMTQKTSATIFFIELRDFNVHLMWKGSEQMFKKNVLSLLKGIDLSSNHFSGEIPIEIESLFELVSLNLSRNNLTGKIPSNIGKLTSLDFLDLSRNQLVGSIPSSLTQIDRLSMLDLSHNNLSGEIPTGTQLQSFNASCYEDNLYLCGPPLKKLCIDGKPAQEPIVKLLEDEKLLFAREFYISMAIGFVTSFWGVFGSILIKRSWRHVYFKFLNNLSDNIYVKVAVFANKISKVHG, from the coding sequence ATGCCAACCATTAATCCAGTTGGTTTGAAATTCATGGAAGGCATAATAACatttatgatgatgatgttgcagGTTGTTGTTTCTGCTCAAGACCATATTATGTGCATTCAGACTGAGAGAGAAGCACTCCTCCAATTCAAGGCTGCACTTCTGGATCACTATGGCATGCTCTCTTCTTGGACCACTTCTGATTGCTGCCAATGGCAAGGGATTCGCTGCTCCAACCTCACCGCCCATGTTCTAATGCTCGACCTTCACAGTTTAGGCCTCAGAGGAGAGATCCACCAGTCGTTGATGGAGTTGCAACAATTAAACTATTTAAACCTCAGTTGGAATTCTTTTCAAGGCAGAGGAATCCCAGAGTTTCTTGGTTCTCTCACCAACTTGAGATACCTTGATCTGtcacattctgattttgaaggaaaaattcCAACTCAGTTTGGCTCTCTTTCTCATTTGAAATACTTAAATCTTGCTGGGAATTATTATCTGGAGGGTTCAATCCCACGTCAACTTGGAAATCTCTCCCAGTTGCAGCATCTTGATCTCAGGGCCAATCAATTTGAAGGAAATATACCCTCTCAAATTGGAAATCTCTCCCAGTTGCAGCATCTTGATCTCAGCTACAATTCTTTTGAAGGAAGTATACCGTCCCAACTTGGGAACCTTTCAAATTTGCAGAAGCTTTATCTTGGAGGATCATATTATGACGATGATGGTGCTCTCAAAATTGACGATGGAGATCATTGGCTGTCTAATCTCATTTCCTTAACCCATCTTTCCTTCGACTCCATATCTAATCTCAACACTTCTCATAGCTTCCTCCAAATGATTGCCAAGCTACCAAAACTTAGAGAACTGAGTTTAATTCATTGTAGCCTTTCCGATCATTTTATCCTTTCACTGAGGCCCTCCAAATTCAATTTTTCTAGTTCTCTTTCCAGACTTGATCTTTCCTGGAACAGCTTCACGTCATCAATGATACTCCAGTGGCTGTCCAACGTCACTTCCAACCTTGTTGAGCTTGACCTTAGTAATAACCTCTTGGAGGGTTCCACATCAAACCATTTTGGCCGTGTAATGAATTCTCTTGAGCACCTCGACCTCTCATATAATATATTCAAGGGTGAGGATTTGAAATCCTTGGCGAATATATGCACCTTACATTCTTTATACATGCCAGCAAACCATTTGACTGAAGACCTTCCATCAATCCTTCATAATTTGTCTAGTGGTTGTGTTAGACACTCATTACAAGATTTGGTTTTGTCATTTAATCAAATCACTGGCTCTTTACCTGACCTTTCAGTATTCTCATCTCTAAAAATATTGGTTCTCGATATGAATCAATTAAGTGGAAACATACCTGAAGGAATCCGCTTACCAATTCATTTGGAATCTCTGTCAATCCAATCAAACACTTTAGAAGGTGGAATTCCAAAATCATTTGGGAATGCATGTGCTTTGCGCTCACTGTATATGTCTGGTAACAATTTGAATAAAGAGCTTTCGGTGATAATCCATCAATTGTCTGGGTGTGCCAGATTCTCGCTGCAAGAATTGAACTTAAGAGGAAATCAAATCAATGGTACGCTTCCTGACCTTTCAATATTTTCTGCCTTAAAAACATTGGATCTTTcagaaaatcaattaaatgacaAAATTCCAGAGAGTACCAAATTGCCATCTCTGTTGGAGTCTTTGTCAATCACTTCAAACATTTTAGAAGGTGGAATTCCAAAATCATTTGGGAATGCATGTGCTTTGCGCTCATTGGACATGTCTAATAATAGCTTGAGTGAAGAGTTTCCAATGATAATCCATCACTTGTCTGGATGTGCTAGATATTCATTGGAACAATTATATCTAGGCATGAATCAAATCAATGACACACTACCCGACCTCTCAATATTCTCATCTTTAAGAGAATTATATCTTTATGGGAACAAGCTAAATGGAGAGATTtcaaaagatattaaatttccACCTCAACTGGAGGTACTATATATGCAATCAAATTCCTTAAAGGGTGTGCTCACTGATTATCATTTCGCTAATATGTCTAAGTTAGACATCTTGGACTTATCTGAGAACTCTTTATTGGCCTTGGCATTTAGCCAAAATTGGGTTCCACCATTTCAGTTGAGCCACATAGGATTGCGATCTTGCAAGCTAGGTCGAGTATTTCCCAAATGGCTGAATACACAAAATCAAATTGAGTATATTGACATATCAAATAATCATTTCTCTGGAAAAATTCCGGATTGTTGGAGTCATTTCAAGTCATTATCTTATTTGGACTTAAGTCACAATAATTTTTCAGGAAGGATACCTACATCCATGGGATCTCTTGTTGATCTTCGAGCATTGCTATTGAGAAACAACAACTTATCAAATGAGATACCTTTCTCCTTGAGGAGTTGCACAAATCTGGTAGTGCTAGATATTGCAGAAAATAGGTTATCAGGATCTATCCCTGATTGGATTGGGAGCGAATTACAAGAGTTAAAATTTTTAAGTTTGAGAAGAAATCATTTCCATGGAAGTTTACCATTGAAAATTTGCTACCTAAGTAACATTCAACTCTTGGATCTCTCACTAAACAACATGTCTGGGCAAATTCCTAAATGCATAAAAATTTTTACTTCAATGACTCAAAAGACATCTGCAacaatatttttcattgaaCTACGTGATTTTAATGTACACTTGATGTGGAAAGGTTCAGAACAAATGTTCAAAAAGAATGTGTTATCACTTTTAAAAGGCATTGATCTTTCAAGCAATCACTTTTCTGGAGAAATTCCAATAGAAATAGAGAGTTTATTTGAATTGGtttcattaaatttatcaagaaacaatttgactGGAAAAATTCCTTCAAATATTGGGAAGTTAACATCACTTGACTTTCTTGATTTGTCAAGAAACCAGCTAGTTGGTTCAATTCCTTCAAGTCTTACTCAAATTGATCGACTCTCTATGTTAGATTTGTCACATAACAATCTATCTGGAGAAATTCCAACTGGTACACAATTACAGAGTTTCAATGCCTCATGTTATGAAGATAATCTATATCTTTGTGGACCGCCACTGAAGAAATTGTGTATCGATGGGAAGCCTGCACAGGAGCCAATTGTTAAACTTCTTGAAGATGAAAAATTGCTTTTTGCCCGTGAATTTTACATTAGTATGGCAATTGGATTTGTTACAAGCTTCTGGGGAGTCTTTGGCTCAATATTAATAAAGCGTTCTTGGAGACATGTTTATTTCAAGTTCTTGAACAATCTATCAGACAATATTTATGTCAAGGTAGCAGTATTtgctaataaaatatcaaaggTGCATGGATGA